TAAAAAATTCTGCCCACCATTCAAGGTAAGCCTCTAAAATCCTATCGAAGCCCTACTATCCATGCACAGAAATAGTTAATCGCTTTGCTTGAAGTGAGAAGTGGTCACAGTACTGATAGACAGGTAGGAATTTGGAAGACAGATCTGCagaaaaagttttgaaattccagaattcttaattgaaaatgcaCATGTATCCAATCTTGTTGCTTGACGTTAAGCATCAAACCATGATCTATCAAGGAAAGGCTGAATCCATGCTCAAAATTAAGCAGGATGTTTGAATGTCATTTAGCCCATGTCACAGAAACCATGAAAATTTGGTGGCAACATCTCACAACGAAATGATCAAAGAACAAGCAAGATTTTTGAGATTGCATGGGACATCAATTAAAAAGGGATAGCAAAAGATAGGAAGATGGTGACAACATTTTTTGTTCCACAAAATTTTCGTGTTGCATATAGCAATGGTGTAATTACAAGCTGATCATGAGATGGCAGTCAGACTAGCTACAGTTCACACTAGGCTTGCATCAATCACTAATCAAGCCCCCCAAATTCTCTCACAAACCATAATCATGGCTTTGACTATGTTCTTCTCAATGGACCAGCTTCAGCCTGCATAAGGCATCAGATTCTCATGGCAAACTTCTAAACTCATTTAATTTGGACCCCAACAACTCAAGTACATGACTTTCCTCAGAGACTCCTCGTATTGGCTTGATCCCCTCAATTTATTCGAAACCATAgcaaaagatgaagaagaaagctTCCTGGCCTGAGAGATTGACCTCGTATTATTCTTGGCATGTTTGTGTAATGATCTCATGGTGTAGGTCCATCTGCAAAAACCCTGGTCCTTCAATGCCTCTACAGCTCCAAATGAGCatcaaattttacaatttgCATAAGCTTGCAAGGATTTACTCCTACAAACTAAGTCCCTCGATTTCATCTACTAGATTCATAGCTTCAGTTTGGACCCCAGCAACTCAAGTACATGACTTTTCTTAAAGACTCCTCCGACTGTTTTGCCTTCTCTTCCTTGACTATATTTGAGATCATGGCTGAGGATGAAGAATAAAGCTTCTTGGCCTGAGAGGCTGATCTGACATGGTTCTTGGCGTGGTGGTGTAGGGATCTCAAGGTGTAGTTCCACCTACAGAACCCTTGATCTTTCAAGGCCTCAACACCTCCGATAGCTGCTGCAACCAGCCAAGCTTTGCTCGCTgaactcattttttatgttactgTAATATAGAACCAACAAGTTTGTAGTGGGATTTGTAGAGAGTAAGATAACACGAGCTATAATTTGATAAGTCCCATAGAAGGATGGGGTATGGTTATATAGGTGAGAAACCCAAAAGTTTAGGAAAAAACCTGAGGCTAAAGTCTTCCTGCTGGTGGTTTTGGGTGCGGAAACCAGCAAAGGCcaatggtaatttttttatggtgagATGACTGTATTGATATTCAACTACCACATGGTGACAATAAGAGTGGGGACAAAATCGGGTTCTTGGGAtggctagattttttttacttttgctcGACAACAACCCAAAAGCTTCTCTGCCTGCCTTGAAATGAGCACACGGTTTTGCTtcgtaaaataaataaatcaaagccAAGGCATCAGGAGGAGCATCCTAGCTGAAGGGTGGTGAGTCATGCATGTCACAATTTGGTGGCACTTCTCATTGAAGTGCATTTGCCACATGTAAGGAATGTAAGAAAGTGTGGGACTGAGGATAAACAAATGTCAAATTGCatgcttctccttttcttcttatatatattaaataaagttGATAGAATCTCTCTCTCGATTTCTTGgaattcatctttttttcatattttattttacggTAAACATGTATTCACATAAAGCTTTGTATCTATCCCTTTTCAGGAACTTACAAAATTGAGCAAATTACTTACATCCAGACATGAAGATTTATAAAAATCCTCCTCGCCATCTACTTACACAGGAAGGTTTATAAAAGATTTGGGAAAAGAAAATACGTAAGCATCAATTAgcagattattttatatttgatatttcagTTTAGattgcttaaaaaatatatttagattctGTTTAATGTTGTGTTagtggtttttattaaattttttttttttgaaaaaattcatttttaaaatcataaaatagaaaaacaaacttaatttaagaaaaataaaaaaaaatcatttaaaaaaaaattaaaaaaacaccgcTACACATGTTCTTTTGAGTGAAGTACCATCCAAGCATATCTAAGCCCATCTACACATCCGAGTGCATCCCTGGCCTTCCTAGTTTTCTATTTGGGGATCCAATTGAGAATTAAATGAAAGTTGGTGGTTGGTATATCCATTGCTCTTAAGAATTCTGCCCACCATTCAAAGAAGCCTCTAAAATCCTATCGAAGCCCTATTATCCATGCACAGAAATGGTTAATCGCTTTACTTGAAGTGAGAAGTGGTCAAACTGATAGACAGGTTGGAATTTGGAAGACAGATCTACAGAAAAAGTGTTGAAATTCCAGTTTgaattcttaattgaaaatgcaCATGTATCTAATCTTGTTGCTTGGCGTTAAGCATCAAACCATGATCTATCAAGGAAAGGCTGAATCCATGCTCAAAATTAAGCAGGATGTTTGAATGTCATTTAGCCCATGTCACAGAAACCATGAAAATTTGGTGACAACAACATCTCACAGCGAAATGATCAAAGAACAAGCAAGATTTTTGAGATTGCAAGGGACATCAATTAAAAAGGGATAGCAAAGGATAGGAAGATGGTGGCAACATTTTTGCTCCATAAATTTTATCGTGCTGTATATAGCAATGGTGTAATTACAAGCTGATCATGAGATGGCAGCCTGCCTAGCTACAGTTCACACCAGGCTTCCATCAATCACTCATGAAGCCCCGCAAATTTTCTCTCACAAACCATAATCATGGCTTTGGCTTTGTTCTTCTCAATGGACCAGCTTCAGCCTGCATAAGACATCAGATTCTCATGGCAAACTTCTcaactcaatatttaatttgaaccCCATCAACTCAAGTACATTACTTTCCTCAGAGACTCCTCGGATTGGCTTGATTCCCTCAATTCACCCGAAACCATAgcaaaagatgaagaagaaagctTCCTGGCCTAAGAGATTGACCTCATATTATTCTTGGCATGTTTGTGTAATGATCTCATGGTGTAGGTCCATCTGCAAAAACCCTGGTCCCTCAATGCCTCTACAGCTCCAATGCTAGCTCCCACAACCCAAGCCGTTCTTGCTGTactcatttttttcctttaacccttaaagtttatcttttcttttgcaaGTAGATGACTGCAGATTACAGATGATCGTGATGAAGCTAAGGGATTCTAAGGGGCCTTTATTTATAGAGGGTATTGGAGTCTACAACATTCTACATCTATCAACACAAGACCAGAGGAATCTCAGCAACATGCAGACGCTGAAAGATCACAAcagccttatatatatatatatatacagttaCCGTTAGTCCTGACGGTTAAAATGTTAAAGTTAGTTACATATTGTTAGTTAGTTTAGAAAGGTAGTTagaatatgtgtatatatattcatttatgTAATCTGTAAACAAGGTGTGAAATACACAGAAAGAAAAGAACTCTACTAATTTTGTTCATAAACAATTCTTGTTTCCATTCAAGAAATCTGTTCTCTGCTTCTATAGCAGAACTCCATCTACATATTTTTAGATTCCGCACGTAGGAAttctacatggtatcagagcaaaactgctgaatttattttttctctgcaAAAAACACTTcttgatcatcaataaaaagattcaaaatccttttcttcattatcTTCTTGAATTCTCTCACAGACTTTACAAATGTCTGATCATCTTGAAGGAAATGCTTCTACAGCCCACAATGATTCATTCAACACCACCATTGTGAATCTATCTGATGATTCTTCCAGTTGCTACCACCTACATCCTTCTGATAACCCTGGTGCACTACTGGTCTCTGAAATCTTCACCGGTGACAATTACATTGCATGGAGTAGATCCATGACAATTGCCTTAATAGTGAAAAACAAGATTGCTTTCATTGATGGTTCTTTATCTCAGCCAATCACCAACAATCAAACACTTCGTGTGGCATGGCTACGATCAAATAATCTGGTTCTGTCATGGCTAATGAATTCTATTACTAAAGATATTCGCAACAACCTTCTTTACTTCACAACAACCTTCAAAATTTGGGAAGAATTGAGGGTAAGATACCTAAGAAGCAATGGCCCAACAGTCTTCAGCTTGGAGAAATCTTTAAGTTCTATCtctcaaaactcaaaaactgTCACAGATTATTTCAGTGAATTCAAGGCCCTATAGGATGAATACATTAGCTATCGTCCAATACCAAACTGTAAATGTGGAAACTTTGATTCATGTTCTTGCAACATTCTGAAACTCCTGACAGATCGAAAACAATCCGATTATGTGATGAAATTTCTGGTATGACTCCATGATTCCTTCTCTGCAGTTAGAAGTCAACTACTACTTCAAACTCCCTTACCATCTATgggaaaagtattttctttacttttacaAGAAGAAAGCCAAAGGACCCTAACGAATATGGTAGGCATTCCTGTTGACTCACAAGCTATGGTTGTTGAACAATATCACAATCCAATTCCAAGAACAGGCTCAACATATGTTACATGTTTTGCTAAACAAAAAGGCAAATTTGAGGCAACTTGCTCTCACTGTGGATATCCAGGACACCTAGTTGATAAATGCTTTCAGATCATTGAATATCCTCCTGGATGGAAGGGGccaaaaggaaaaagatttgCTGTCATGCCACCTGCAAATAGGACTCATCAAAGACTGCCTACTGCACATAACACTGTTGTTTTTAATCAACATCAAGACACTCCCAACATTGTTTTCTCTCAAGAGCAAATGCAGAATCTACTTACCCTTGCAAATAGCATTTCCAACTCAAAGCTAACCAGCACTGCCAAACAAGTATCTGTATCAGGTATATCCTTTTCATGTCATACCAATTCTTCACCTCAGAACAGGTTTACCTGGATTCTTAATACAGGAGCAACAGATCACATGATTTGTAGCCCCATTCTCTTCGAATCCATTGTTCTGCCTAAAACTCAAAACCAAGTTCATCTGCCAAATGGCCAAAAGGCGCCTATTGTTTTTTCAGGGAAGGTTAAGTTCTCACCCGATATCACCTTACACAATGCTCTTTATGTtccatctttcaacattaatcTTATTTCTGTTTCAAAATTAACTACCGATAACACTATTGGCTTGTTCTTTCCTTACACAAAATGTATTTTGCAGGACCTAAACAAATAGAGGACAATTGGGCTTGCTGAAGTTGAATCTGGTCTATACCATCTCCACAAACCTCCTGATCAATCTACAGAATGTTTACCTCCCAAAGCATTAATCCAATCTTGTATTGTTACCACTGATCTTTGGCATTTTCGTTTAGGCCACATCCCTACTTCCAAAATCAACCTTCTAAACAAAATAGATCCTTCAGTAACTTTCACAGGAAAATCCATTTGTGACATTTGCCCCTTAGCCAAGCAAAAACGGCTGCCCTTTCCCTTGTCCATGCATACATCTACACAGGCTTTTCAATTAATCCACATTGACAT
This genomic stretch from Populus alba chromosome 19, ASM523922v2, whole genome shotgun sequence harbors:
- the LOC118029535 gene encoding uncharacterized protein, with amino-acid sequence MSSASKAWLVAAAIGGVEALKDQGFCRWNYTLRSLHHHAKNHVRSASQAKKLYSSSSAMISNIVKEEKAKQSEESLRKVMYLSCWGPN
- the LOC140955080 gene encoding uncharacterized protein, which gives rise to MSDHLEGNASTAHNDSFNTTIVNLSDDSSSCYHLHPSDNPGALLVSEIFTGDNYIAWSRSMTIALIVKNKIAFIDGSLSQPITNNQTLRVAWLRSNNLVLSWLMNSITKDIRNNLLYFTTTFKIWEELRVRYLRSNGPTVFSLEKSLSSISQNSKTVTDYFSEFKAL